One Antiquaquibacter oligotrophicus genomic region harbors:
- a CDS encoding ATP-binding cassette domain-containing protein, whose translation MENAPEPESGAPKKRAPARPKTPVRKTTGARKPAGEPAPDVSTSSSAKPPQARTGKKPAPRAKPTPTAKPAPAAKRTPAAKPASATKPSPSSAADPESSAQEKASTSATPRTPASKSTASKTTSGKAATGKAAASKSPARKPAAKKPAATKAATAKAGTAKATTTKAATDTAEPDTAASEELAADTTVAEESIVSESIPDVTEAADAADESAAESTPETAAEVPPSTTDDAAAADRPRVGFSVPKLTAPKLKLPSGIARASRAVGSLLRGDATDEAEGKTDKPAEQDSAEAPAVEAPDVEAPAEESTTSEPVATVEAEAEAKVEENVEPEPESEPEPEPEPEPEPEPEPEPAAKPEPEAKPAPKPKPKSATAPVRKTPVKPKPVAKPGPASKPKAKKKPVKDAVLSVRGLTKHYGSTLAVDDIDLDVPAGTIYGIVGPNGAGKTTTLSMITGLLRPDSGTVTVHDADVWNDPVAAKRNMGVLPDRLRLFDRLTGSQLLYYSGVLRGLDNAEARKRSTDLARAFGLEEALGRLVGDYSAGMTKKIALAAAMIHSPRLLVLDEPFESVDPVSAATVTGILRSYTAAGGTVVLSSHSMALVERTCDRVAVVVGGTVLADGTVDEVRDGESLEDRFIELSTSGVPQEGIEWLHSFSD comes from the coding sequence GTGGAAAACGCCCCTGAGCCCGAGTCGGGCGCGCCCAAAAAGCGGGCACCGGCCCGCCCGAAAACTCCGGTGCGTAAGACCACGGGTGCCCGTAAGCCCGCAGGGGAGCCCGCTCCTGACGTGAGCACCTCGTCGTCAGCGAAGCCTCCACAGGCCCGGACGGGCAAAAAACCCGCCCCGCGTGCCAAACCAACGCCGACGGCCAAGCCGGCTCCAGCGGCAAAGCGGACTCCGGCAGCGAAGCCCGCGTCCGCGACAAAGCCGTCGCCCTCGTCGGCCGCTGACCCTGAATCCAGCGCACAAGAGAAGGCTTCGACCTCCGCCACTCCGCGCACGCCGGCATCCAAGTCGACCGCGAGCAAAACAACGTCCGGCAAGGCCGCAACCGGCAAGGCTGCAGCGAGCAAGTCTCCCGCGAGAAAACCAGCAGCCAAGAAGCCTGCCGCGACCAAAGCGGCCACAGCCAAGGCGGGCACAGCCAAGGCGACCACAACCAAGGCAGCGACCGACACAGCAGAGCCGGACACGGCAGCGTCGGAGGAGTTGGCGGCCGATACCACGGTGGCCGAAGAGTCGATCGTCAGTGAGTCGATCCCCGACGTGACCGAGGCGGCCGATGCCGCTGACGAGAGTGCAGCAGAGTCGACGCCCGAGACGGCGGCCGAGGTGCCCCCGTCGACGACGGATGACGCGGCCGCCGCGGACCGACCGCGCGTCGGCTTCAGCGTGCCGAAGCTCACCGCGCCGAAGCTCAAACTGCCGAGCGGTATCGCCCGGGCGTCCCGTGCGGTCGGAAGTCTGCTTCGCGGTGACGCGACCGACGAGGCCGAGGGCAAAACCGACAAGCCAGCCGAGCAGGACTCCGCCGAGGCACCCGCTGTCGAGGCACCCGACGTCGAGGCACCCGCGGAGGAGTCGACGACCTCGGAACCCGTTGCAACTGTCGAGGCCGAGGCCGAGGCCAAGGTCGAGGAAAACGTCGAGCCGGAGCCGGAATCTGAGCCAGAGCCGGAACCTGAGCCCGAGCCCGAGCCCGAGCCCGAGCCCGAGCCTGCAGCGAAGCCCGAGCCCGAAGCCAAGCCCGCGCCCAAGCCCAAGCCCAAGTCCGCGACGGCTCCCGTGCGCAAGACGCCCGTCAAACCTAAGCCTGTCGCGAAGCCGGGGCCCGCGTCCAAGCCCAAGGCGAAAAAGAAGCCAGTCAAGGATGCCGTCCTCAGTGTCCGGGGACTCACCAAGCACTACGGCTCCACCCTCGCCGTCGACGACATCGACCTCGACGTTCCGGCTGGCACCATCTACGGCATCGTCGGCCCCAACGGCGCGGGAAAGACCACAACGCTTTCCATGATCACGGGCCTGCTGCGACCGGACTCCGGAACCGTCACCGTCCACGACGCGGACGTGTGGAACGACCCCGTCGCGGCAAAGCGCAACATGGGAGTCCTTCCCGATCGGCTGCGACTCTTCGACCGGCTCACCGGTTCGCAGCTCCTCTACTATTCCGGCGTGCTGCGCGGCCTCGACAATGCTGAGGCGCGCAAACGCAGCACCGACCTCGCGAGGGCCTTCGGCCTCGAGGAAGCCCTCGGAAGACTCGTGGGCGACTACTCCGCCGGTATGACCAAAAAGATCGCCCTCGCGGCGGCCATGATCCACTCGCCACGGCTCCTCGTTCTCGACGAGCCGTTCGAGTCGGTCGACCCCGTCTCCGCGGCGACCGTCACGGGCATCCTGCGCAGCTACACGGCAGCGGGAGGAACCGTCGTGCTGTCCAGCCACAGCATGGCCCTCGTCGAGCGAACGTGCGATCGTGTCGCCGTGGTGGTTGGCGGCACCGTGCTCGCCGACGGAACCGTTGACGAGGTGCGAGACGGCGAGAGTCTCGAAGACCGTTTCATCGAGCTTTCGACGAGCGGGGTTCCGCAGGAGGGGATCGAGTGGTTGCACAGTTTCTCCGACTGA
- a CDS encoding phosphocholine cytidylyltransferase family protein: protein MTQIVILAAGMGSRLGRSLPKPLTELADGRTIMQQQFDNIRFAFGSNAQVTIVVGYKLEHIIEAFPEASFVYNEQYDQTNTSKSLMRALQASAPGGVLWMNGDVVFDPMALERAAALVAREQSFVSVNTAKVSDEEVKYTTTAEGYIKELSKAVVGGHGEAVGINYVSRDDKATLLRQLKRVGDQDYFERGIELAIEEDGLRFEPVDISDLYAVEIDFAEDLERANLFV from the coding sequence GTGACGCAGATCGTCATTCTCGCCGCCGGTATGGGCAGTCGGCTCGGCCGATCGCTGCCGAAGCCGCTCACCGAGCTCGCGGACGGCCGCACGATCATGCAGCAGCAGTTCGACAACATCCGGTTCGCCTTCGGCTCCAACGCCCAGGTGACCATCGTTGTCGGCTACAAGCTCGAGCACATCATCGAGGCGTTCCCCGAGGCATCCTTCGTCTACAACGAGCAGTACGACCAGACCAACACCTCGAAGAGCCTCATGCGTGCGCTCCAGGCATCCGCTCCGGGCGGCGTGCTGTGGATGAACGGCGATGTCGTTTTCGACCCGATGGCCCTCGAGCGTGCCGCTGCTCTTGTGGCACGCGAGCAGTCCTTCGTGTCGGTCAACACCGCGAAGGTGTCCGACGAGGAGGTCAAGTACACGACCACCGCCGAGGGTTACATCAAGGAGCTCTCGAAGGCGGTTGTCGGCGGACACGGCGAGGCAGTCGGTATCAACTACGTCTCGCGCGACGACAAGGCCACGCTCCTGCGCCAGCTCAAGCGTGTGGGAGACCAGGACTACTTCGAGCGCGGCATCGAGCTCGCGATCGAGGAAGACGGTCTGCGTTTCGAGCCCGTCGATATCTCTGACCTCTACGCGGTCGAGATCGACTTCGCCGAGGACCTCGAGCGGGCGAACCTCTTCGTCTAA
- a CDS encoding ABC transporter permease translates to MSSTALPARHWSPLARYRRSLWLLTVRDLRVRYSTSALGYLWSILDPLVMAGIYWFVFTQVFARPVGTEPYIVFLLSALLPWMWFNGAISDSTRAFLRESKLIRSTKIPRTIWVGRLVLSKGIEFVASLPVLAVFAIATGAVVHWEAVYFVLGILLQLVLTLGVGLIVAPLVVFFRDLERATKLALRFAFYASPIIYGLSDLPSNLQAIAPINPLFGIFSLYRAAFFPEQLNWYAVLVAAIVSVALLVVGLLVFSRTERAVLKAI, encoded by the coding sequence GTGTCATCCACCGCGCTGCCCGCTCGGCACTGGTCGCCGCTAGCGCGGTACCGCCGTTCGTTGTGGCTACTCACCGTGCGCGACCTGCGCGTGCGATATTCGACGTCGGCGCTCGGATATTTGTGGTCGATCCTCGACCCACTTGTCATGGCCGGTATCTACTGGTTCGTGTTCACCCAGGTGTTTGCGCGGCCGGTCGGCACCGAGCCGTACATCGTTTTTTTGCTTAGTGCCCTCCTCCCGTGGATGTGGTTCAACGGCGCCATCTCGGATTCCACGCGCGCATTCTTGCGTGAGTCGAAGCTGATCCGATCTACCAAGATCCCTCGCACGATCTGGGTCGGTCGGCTCGTGCTGTCCAAGGGCATCGAGTTCGTAGCAAGCCTGCCCGTGCTCGCGGTTTTCGCCATCGCCACCGGGGCCGTCGTGCACTGGGAGGCCGTGTACTTTGTGCTGGGCATCCTGCTCCAACTTGTGCTCACGCTCGGAGTCGGACTCATCGTCGCTCCGCTTGTCGTGTTCTTCCGCGACCTCGAGAGGGCGACCAAGCTCGCACTTCGTTTCGCTTTTTACGCGAGCCCCATCATCTACGGGCTGTCAGACCTGCCGAGCAACTTGCAGGCGATCGCGCCCATCAATCCCCTGTTCGGTATCTTCTCGCTCTACCGGGCGGCATTCTTCCCCGAACAACTCAACTGGTACGCCGTGCTCGTGGCGGCGATCGTGAGTGTTGCGCTGCTCGTCGTCGGTCTGCTCGTCTTCTCGCGCACCGAGCGCGCGGTACTCAAGGCGATCTGA
- a CDS encoding ABC transporter ATP-binding protein, with protein sequence MDNSFVISVRDAGIRFRRNRRSSRNFKDLFSARSRRTRPGEFWALRNVSFDVRAGESIGVVGRNGQGKSTLLKLVAEVLLPDEGSVTVAQGVAPLIEITGGFVGDLTVRDNVYLTAGLHGMTKAEIDERFAEIIAFAEIEDFVDTPYKHLSSGMKVRIAFAVISRLEEPIILVDEVLAVGDKAFRDKCYRRIQELLDGGRTLFFVSHNERDLRRFCTRGLYLDKGALVMDAPIAEVLERYNADYGV encoded by the coding sequence ATGGACAACAGCTTCGTGATCTCCGTGCGGGACGCCGGCATCCGGTTCCGCCGCAACCGCCGGTCGAGCCGCAACTTCAAGGACCTCTTCTCGGCGCGGTCGCGCCGCACGCGTCCCGGCGAGTTCTGGGCCTTGCGCAACGTGAGCTTCGACGTGCGCGCGGGAGAGTCGATCGGAGTGGTCGGGCGCAACGGGCAAGGCAAATCGACGCTGCTGAAACTCGTGGCCGAGGTCCTCCTCCCTGACGAGGGCAGCGTGACCGTGGCGCAGGGTGTTGCACCACTCATCGAGATCACCGGCGGATTCGTCGGCGATCTCACGGTTCGCGACAACGTGTACCTGACCGCAGGTTTGCATGGCATGACCAAAGCGGAGATCGACGAACGATTCGCGGAAATCATCGCGTTCGCCGAAATCGAGGACTTCGTCGACACACCGTACAAGCATCTGTCGAGCGGCATGAAGGTGCGTATCGCGTTCGCCGTCATCTCGCGTCTGGAGGAGCCGATCATCCTCGTCGACGAGGTTCTCGCGGTGGGTGACAAGGCCTTCCGCGACAAGTGCTACCGCCGCATCCAGGAGCTGCTGGATGGCGGCAGAACACTATTTTTCGTCTCCCACAACGAGCGGGACCTTCGGCGATTCTGCACACGCGGTCTGTATCTCGACAAGGGCGCGCTCGTCATGGATGCCCCTATCGCCGAGGTTCTCGAGCGTTATAACGCCGACTACGGCGTCTGA
- a CDS encoding helix-turn-helix domain-containing protein yields the protein MPAYLSPAARVLGERIRAQRLTFAISQDDVANLAGMNVSNYGKIERGLSNPTFHTIIKIASVLGIDPGELVSGLSEDSLPPEVETFTARDFVLERTKRRTAPLR from the coding sequence ATGCCCGCGTACCTCTCTCCCGCCGCTCGCGTTCTGGGGGAGCGGATCCGGGCGCAGCGGCTGACGTTCGCCATCAGCCAGGATGACGTGGCCAACCTCGCGGGAATGAACGTCTCCAACTACGGCAAGATCGAACGCGGCCTGAGCAACCCCACGTTTCACACGATCATCAAGATCGCGTCGGTACTGGGGATCGATCCGGGTGAACTCGTCAGCGGTTTGAGCGAAGACTCCCTTCCTCCCGAGGTCGAGACGTTCACGGCCCGCGATTTTGTGCTCGAGCGCACGAAGCGACGTACGGCGCCTTTGCGCTGA
- a CDS encoding CDP-glycerol glycerophosphotransferase family protein — MPLLHDIKTARKVLQNILRSRRTRRLVAQDLPNHPLPEPGTIKIALYFADAKVNLYQVRQWLAPLADIAGEWPVAIISRSPSAVLPLWEESPVPVVYLRQVADLEHFVHSQDIRIVFYVNQNARNFQMFRYGRMWHVFINHGESDKMYMTTNQFKAYDYSLVAGDAAIDRLSHKLWDFDLQKRAIPIGRPQADHFAGELPYTPDDRTVVLYAPTWEGDRAAAAYGSIASHGVSLVKALLASTAYRVIYRPHPRSGVLDPDYARAHRDIVAALEAANAADATAHHVYDDKPALGWQLAAADVAITDISAMVYDRLATGKPIIVTRPASPLADVDESGFLGSCQWLTADQAGAVIDVIDRVQNDPDARATLDFWAARHFGDTTQGAATERFRGAIRHLMGEWERHRAIHAGDRLDSEVDPFSDDDDEGVPRE, encoded by the coding sequence ATGCCGCTGCTGCACGACATCAAGACGGCGCGAAAGGTTCTGCAGAACATCCTTCGCTCGCGACGCACTCGTCGGCTCGTCGCGCAGGATCTTCCGAACCACCCCCTGCCGGAGCCCGGCACAATCAAGATCGCTCTCTACTTCGCCGACGCGAAGGTCAACCTCTATCAGGTGCGACAGTGGCTCGCCCCTCTCGCTGACATCGCGGGGGAGTGGCCGGTGGCCATCATTTCGCGGAGCCCCAGCGCCGTGCTTCCCCTGTGGGAGGAATCGCCCGTACCCGTTGTGTACTTGCGGCAGGTGGCCGACCTGGAGCACTTCGTTCACTCGCAGGACATCCGCATCGTGTTCTACGTCAACCAGAACGCTCGCAACTTCCAGATGTTCCGATACGGCCGCATGTGGCACGTGTTCATCAACCACGGCGAGTCCGACAAGATGTACATGACCACCAACCAGTTCAAGGCCTACGACTACAGCCTGGTTGCTGGCGACGCGGCCATCGACCGTCTGTCGCACAAACTGTGGGATTTCGACCTTCAGAAGCGCGCCATCCCCATTGGTCGCCCTCAGGCCGACCACTTTGCTGGCGAGTTGCCGTACACACCCGATGACCGCACCGTCGTTCTCTACGCCCCCACCTGGGAGGGCGACAGGGCGGCGGCAGCGTACGGTTCGATCGCGTCGCACGGCGTCTCGCTCGTGAAGGCACTTCTCGCCTCGACGGCGTATCGGGTCATCTATCGACCCCACCCTCGCAGTGGCGTGCTCGATCCCGACTACGCCAGAGCCCATCGGGACATCGTCGCGGCGTTGGAGGCCGCCAACGCCGCAGACGCCACCGCCCACCACGTCTACGACGACAAGCCGGCGCTCGGCTGGCAACTCGCCGCGGCGGATGTCGCGATCACCGACATTTCGGCGATGGTCTACGACCGCCTCGCCACGGGCAAGCCCATCATCGTCACTCGCCCGGCCTCACCCCTCGCGGACGTCGACGAATCCGGTTTTCTGGGCTCGTGTCAGTGGCTCACCGCGGACCAAGCGGGTGCTGTCATCGATGTCATCGACCGTGTGCAGAATGACCCGGATGCCCGCGCCACCCTGGACTTCTGGGCCGCGCGTCATTTCGGCGACACCACACAGGGCGCTGCCACCGAGAGGTTCCGCGGAGCGATTCGCCACCTCATGGGTGAGTGGGAGCGCCACCGGGCCATCCACGCGGGCGACCGCCTCGACAGCGAGGTCGACCCGTTCTCAGACGATGATGACGAGGGTGTGCCGCGCGAATGA
- a CDS encoding glycosyltransferase family 2 protein has protein sequence MTPAPTVGVVSLTQGTRPSDLAAGLASLRAQEGVELDIVVVGNGWKPTGIPEDVRTLALPENLGIPAGRNRGAEVVGGEYIFFLDDDASIPSPRFLIDAIEQMRADPTIGLLQPRVVDPTGKANPRRWVPRIRKGDPAQPGPVFSVWEGATLLPRSVFDETGGWAEPFFYAHEGIELAWRVWAAGRRTWYAGDLIAHHPAIEPTRHSYYYRLNARNRVWLAKRNLPWVIAPLYVASWTGIQVLRWIRRPRALAAWLGGLAEGIRTSPGGRRSIGWVTVWRMTRAGRPPLV, from the coding sequence GTGACACCTGCTCCCACTGTCGGCGTTGTGTCCCTGACCCAGGGCACACGCCCGAGCGACCTCGCGGCGGGCCTCGCGAGTCTTCGTGCGCAAGAGGGTGTCGAACTCGACATCGTTGTGGTGGGCAATGGGTGGAAGCCGACAGGGATCCCCGAGGATGTTCGAACTCTCGCTCTCCCGGAGAACCTGGGTATCCCGGCCGGACGCAATCGTGGAGCCGAGGTGGTGGGTGGGGAGTACATCTTCTTCCTCGACGATGATGCGAGCATCCCGTCGCCGCGCTTCCTGATCGACGCGATCGAGCAGATGCGCGCCGATCCCACGATCGGTCTCCTGCAACCGAGAGTTGTGGACCCCACCGGCAAGGCCAACCCCCGCCGCTGGGTCCCGCGTATCCGCAAGGGGGACCCGGCGCAACCCGGACCGGTGTTCTCGGTGTGGGAAGGCGCGACCCTGTTACCGCGGAGCGTCTTCGACGAGACCGGTGGGTGGGCCGAGCCCTTTTTCTACGCGCACGAGGGCATCGAACTCGCCTGGCGTGTGTGGGCAGCCGGCCGCAGGACCTGGTACGCGGGCGATCTCATCGCTCATCACCCGGCAATCGAGCCGACGCGGCACTCGTACTACTACCGCCTGAACGCCCGCAATCGGGTCTGGCTGGCCAAGCGCAACCTGCCCTGGGTCATTGCGCCCCTGTACGTCGCGAGCTGGACGGGCATCCAGGTGCTGCGGTGGATCAGGCGACCGCGCGCGCTCGCCGCATGGCTGGGTGGCCTAGCGGAGGGCATCCGGACGTCGCCGGGCGGCCGCCGCAGCATCGGATGGGTAACGGTCTGGCGGATGACGCGCGCCGGCCGCCCTCCGCTGGTCTAA
- a CDS encoding CDP-alcohol phosphatidyltransferase family protein translates to MADSRPESLAQLRTVTQPPEVRQRANAEHWTASLYLRDISPYLTWVLLKTSISANGVTGLMILVGWSTAAALLIPGVAGAALALVLGQLQMLVDCSDGEVARWRNTRSPAGVFLDKVGHYTTEALIPVILGIRAAGWPLEFPADFAWTTAGFALALIIVLNKALNDMVHVARANAGLEKLSDRKGEAEPSQALVARLRRAARFVPFHRLYHSVELTILIFVASIVGLFLPDPLLADRVLLLVLLPLALLALAGHFVAIIASKRVRA, encoded by the coding sequence GTGGCCGACTCCCGCCCCGAATCGTTGGCGCAACTGCGCACGGTGACTCAGCCGCCCGAAGTGCGGCAACGAGCCAATGCCGAGCACTGGACGGCATCCCTCTATCTTCGCGACATCTCCCCGTACCTCACATGGGTGCTGTTGAAGACGAGCATCTCGGCCAACGGTGTCACGGGCCTCATGATCCTCGTCGGCTGGTCGACCGCGGCCGCCCTTCTCATCCCGGGGGTGGCAGGAGCTGCGCTCGCACTCGTCCTCGGTCAGCTCCAGATGCTCGTCGACTGCAGCGACGGCGAGGTCGCGCGGTGGCGCAACACCCGGTCGCCGGCCGGCGTGTTCCTCGACAAGGTCGGTCACTACACAACCGAGGCCCTGATACCCGTGATCCTCGGCATCCGTGCGGCGGGGTGGCCCCTCGAGTTTCCGGCCGACTTCGCCTGGACCACCGCCGGATTCGCGCTCGCGCTCATCATCGTGCTCAACAAGGCGCTCAATGACATGGTGCACGTCGCTCGTGCCAATGCTGGCCTCGAAAAGCTGAGTGATCGCAAGGGTGAAGCCGAGCCCAGCCAGGCACTCGTCGCACGACTGCGGCGAGCCGCCCGATTTGTGCCCTTCCACCGGCTGTACCACTCGGTGGAACTGACGATTCTCATCTTCGTCGCGTCGATCGTCGGACTCTTCCTACCCGATCCGCTCCTCGCCGATCGAGTGCTCCTGCTTGTTCTCCTTCCGCTCGCCCTCCTGGCCCTCGCGGGTCACTTCGTGGCGATCATCGCCTCGAAGCGCGTGCGCGCGTGA
- a CDS encoding glycosyltransferase family 2 protein encodes MTAQSDALPGVSYVMPVLNEVDHIEAAVLSLTSQDYTGPSEIVIALGPSVDGTDDVISRLSAADPRIRSIRNEAGSTPSGLNVAIRASSYPVVIRVDAHSVLPPDYARVAVETLLATGADNVGGIMKAVGRTAFEKAVAHAYGSPEGLGGTQHHVGGQAGPAETAYLGVFRRDRLLEVGLFDEDIKRGQDWELNRRLRATGGTVWFTPALEVEYRPRSSLRRLIRQFVATGIWRGELARRFGSANSLRYFVPPLAVIGILAGLVLGIVGSATGIWWFQCAYLAPAAYLVLVIVAAVRAARHGLGTAAWYLVVLPCIHFAWGTGFLLGFLGITKNIKQYTGR; translated from the coding sequence ATGACTGCGCAGTCTGACGCCCTCCCCGGTGTCTCGTATGTCATGCCCGTCCTCAATGAGGTCGACCACATCGAGGCCGCCGTCCTGAGTCTCACGAGTCAGGACTACACCGGCCCATCGGAGATCGTCATCGCTCTCGGCCCGAGTGTCGACGGTACGGATGATGTGATCTCCCGTCTCTCCGCAGCGGATCCGCGCATCCGTTCCATCCGCAATGAGGCGGGCTCCACCCCCTCGGGTCTGAACGTCGCGATCCGTGCATCGAGCTACCCCGTCGTCATTCGTGTTGATGCTCATTCGGTGCTTCCCCCCGACTACGCACGGGTCGCCGTCGAGACTCTCCTCGCAACAGGAGCTGACAACGTCGGCGGCATCATGAAAGCGGTCGGCCGCACCGCCTTCGAGAAGGCCGTCGCTCACGCATACGGTTCTCCCGAAGGTCTAGGGGGGACCCAGCACCACGTCGGTGGTCAGGCCGGACCCGCGGAAACCGCCTACCTCGGGGTGTTCCGACGTGATCGCCTGCTCGAGGTCGGCCTCTTCGACGAGGACATCAAGCGTGGCCAGGACTGGGAACTCAACCGCCGACTACGCGCGACCGGGGGCACGGTGTGGTTCACCCCGGCGCTCGAGGTCGAATACCGTCCGCGGTCGTCGCTGCGCCGCCTCATCCGTCAGTTCGTCGCCACCGGCATCTGGCGGGGTGAGCTCGCCCGGCGATTCGGTAGTGCCAACTCGTTGCGGTATTTCGTTCCGCCGCTCGCGGTGATCGGTATCCTCGCGGGTCTTGTTCTCGGCATCGTCGGGTCGGCGACGGGCATCTGGTGGTTTCAGTGTGCTTACCTCGCACCCGCTGCCTACCTGGTGCTCGTGATCGTGGCTGCTGTTCGTGCCGCGCGGCACGGTCTCGGCACGGCGGCCTGGTATCTCGTAGTCTTGCCCTGCATCCACTTCGCCTGGGGAACCGGTTTTCTCCTCGGCTTCCTGGGCATCACGAAGAACATCAAGCAGTACACGGGAAGGTGA
- a CDS encoding S1C family serine protease, with protein MPESPETPDAPRNDGAGNDAGESTPTAHTPAEPVESAPAEQTASSENSAIALPAAPSAPSTPAAEAAPSAAVAVQPPAAEAAVAPVAPAAAAEPVAPVTHSAPQAPAAPTPPASHTAPTFQYPAPSAQTAPPGVPPTTPPVAGAPIDPAQHPALARPQRRGITVGVVAAIAAAALVGGVSGAGVALWAVGLQGNEPGTVAGPATITVNDADDANLITAVAAQAAPSVVTISVSSETAAGSGSGVVIDSDGYILTNAHVVTLDGATANPVVEVQTNDGRILDATVVGVDPIYDLAVIKVETDDPLPAITFADSSDLNVGDTAIAIGAPLGLAGTVTNGIVSALNRSITVASSAVPEEQAPDEQMPEDPGQDPFDFWNFDLGPDQQLPQQQAPSSSSTISLSVIQTDAAINPGNSGGALLNSDGELIGINVAIATASGGEAAGSIGVGFSIPSNVAKRVSQELIENGSATHGLLGASVADVGDDEAQVDAGIAGASIVEIVPGGAAEAAGLKVGDIVTAINGLPVTNRNDLTAQVRALAGGSEATISFVRNGKSDTVDVTLGSL; from the coding sequence ATGCCCGAGTCCCCCGAGACCCCCGACGCCCCGCGCAACGACGGCGCAGGCAACGACGCCGGCGAGAGCACGCCGACCGCTCACACGCCCGCCGAGCCCGTCGAGAGCGCGCCAGCCGAGCAGACCGCGTCGAGCGAGAATTCCGCGATCGCGCTTCCGGCCGCCCCCTCCGCCCCGTCCACTCCCGCGGCCGAGGCGGCACCGTCCGCCGCCGTGGCAGTGCAGCCGCCCGCTGCGGAGGCCGCCGTCGCACCGGTGGCGCCCGCCGCAGCCGCCGAGCCGGTCGCACCGGTAACACACAGCGCGCCGCAAGCACCGGCTGCGCCCACCCCGCCCGCGTCGCACACCGCACCGACGTTCCAGTACCCCGCGCCGTCCGCGCAGACGGCACCTCCCGGTGTTCCCCCGACGACCCCTCCCGTCGCGGGTGCCCCGATCGACCCCGCTCAGCACCCCGCACTCGCTCGTCCCCAGCGCCGCGGCATCACCGTCGGTGTTGTCGCTGCGATTGCGGCAGCGGCCCTCGTCGGTGGCGTCTCCGGTGCGGGAGTCGCGCTGTGGGCTGTCGGCCTGCAGGGCAACGAGCCCGGCACCGTTGCTGGCCCAGCGACGATCACCGTCAACGACGCCGACGACGCCAACCTCATCACCGCGGTGGCCGCACAGGCTGCACCCTCCGTCGTGACGATCTCGGTCTCCTCGGAGACGGCGGCAGGCTCCGGCTCGGGTGTTGTCATCGACAGCGACGGTTACATCCTCACCAACGCCCACGTCGTCACCCTCGACGGTGCGACCGCGAACCCCGTTGTCGAGGTGCAGACGAACGACGGTCGGATCCTCGACGCGACCGTTGTCGGAGTCGACCCCATCTACGACCTCGCGGTGATCAAGGTGGAGACGGATGACCCGCTTCCCGCGATCACGTTCGCCGACTCATCCGACCTCAACGTCGGCGACACCGCGATCGCGATCGGCGCACCGCTCGGACTCGCTGGCACGGTGACCAACGGAATCGTCAGCGCACTCAACCGCAGCATCACGGTTGCCTCGTCGGCTGTGCCCGAGGAGCAGGCTCCCGACGAGCAGATGCCCGAAGACCCGGGTCAGGACCCGTTCGACTTCTGGAACTTCGACCTCGGCCCCGACCAGCAGCTCCCGCAGCAGCAGGCACCGTCATCGTCGTCCACGATCTCGTTGTCGGTCATCCAGACGGATGCCGCGATCAACCCCGGCAACTCGGGTGGCGCGCTCCTCAACTCCGACGGCGAGCTCATCGGCATCAACGTGGCCATTGCGACCGCGAGCGGCGGCGAGGCAGCCGGAAGCATCGGTGTTGGCTTCTCCATCCCGTCGAACGTCGCCAAGCGTGTCTCGCAGGAACTCATCGAGAACGGCTCGGCGACCCACGGCCTCCTTGGCGCCAGCGTCGCGGATGTCGGGGATGACGAGGCACAGGTCGACGCGGGTATCGCCGGTGCGAGCATCGTCGAGATCGTCCCGGGCGGCGCGGCCGAGGCCGCCGGTCTCAAGGTCGGTGACATCGTCACGGCGATCAACGGCCTCCCCGTGACGAACCGCAACGACCTGACCGCACAGGTTCGGGCGCTCGCGGGTGGATCCGAGGCCACCATCTCCTTCGTGCGCAACGGCAAGTCCGACACGGTCGACGTGACTCTGGGCTCGCTCTGA